In Oxalobacteraceae bacterium OTU3CINTB1, the sequence CCGCAGGGATAGCTAGTTCTTTATTCATGACAGACCTCTCATCCTATTTGTGAAAAGGCGCCGCGGCGCCCGCAGTGGTTCAGGCAGTGCGCCGGTCCAGCGGCGCTTCCTTTTCGCGCAGTTTTTCGGGCAATGCAAACATCAACACGGCCACGCAGGCAAGACACAGGCAGCCGATCACGTACAAGGCGGGCGTGGTACTGCCGGTGACGTCCTTGATCCGGCCCACAAGCACCGGACTGACAATGCCGCCCAGTTGGCCCAGGGTATTGATCAACGCGATACCGCCTGCCGCGCCGACGCCGGTCACGATTTTCGGCGGCAGCGCCCAGAAAGCCGGGATTGATGCAATCACACCCGCTCCCATGACCGCCAGCGAGACAATCAACCAGCCGGTGTGCTTGTCGAAGATGCCGGCGCTGAAAAAACCGCCTGCCGCGAGCAGCATCAGGCCAATGACAAATTTGCGCCGTTCGCCGGAACCGTCCGACATGCGACCGACCACCACCATGGTGATCGCACCGCAGAGATACGGGATCGCCGTCAGCAAGCCGATGGTCGTCGGGTTGGTAATGCCAGAGGTGCGAATCAAATGCGGCGCCCAAAAATTGAGTCCGTAGGAACTCATCTGAATCAGGAAGTACACCAGGCCGAGAGTCAAAAACCCCGGGGTTTTCAACGCGCCGAGCAATGAATGGCCATGGCCGCCGATCGAGCGGTTCTGTTCGGCGATGCGCGCCGACAGCACTGTCTGCTCCTCACGGGTAAGCCAGCCAGCATCCTCGATCCGGTCCTTCAACACCCTGAAAACCAGATAGCCGAGAAACACGCACGGAATGCCGCCGACCAGGAACAACCAGTGCCAGCCGCGCATCGCCAGCAAACCATCCATATGCGACAGCACCAGCCCTGCGGCGGGCGCACCAAGCAAGCCGGCGAAAGCCGATGCAAGGAACAGCGTCGAGGTGATGCGGCCGCGGTAGGCGGATGGAAACCAGAGCGTCAGGTAGTACAGCACGCCTGGCGCAAAGCCAGCCTCCATCGCGCCGATCAGGAAGCGCAATACATAAAATTGCCACTCGGCGTCGACAAACGCCATCAGTGCGGTGGCGATCCCCCACGACACCATGATCCGGGCAATCCAGCGCCTGGCCCCGACCTTGTAGAGCATCAGATTGCTGGGCACCTCAAACAGGACATAGCCGACCACGAACAGGCCGGCGCCGAAACCGTAAGCGGTATCGCTCAGGCCGAGATCGGTTTGCAGTGCGAACTTGGCAAAGCTGACGTTGATGCGATCGAAAAAGGCGAACAGGTAGCAAACCATGATGAGCGGCATGATGTGCCAGGCCACCTTGCGCACGATGCGCGCCTCCTCGATTGCCGAGGAGGAAACCGCTGATCCAATGGGAATAGTTGATGACTTCGACATGCGTGTCTCCTGCTGATGAGTGTCTTAGCGACCGCACCTGTATGTCCAGGTGTCGGCGCCACGTTGTGACATGCGCTCTTCATGGCGCATAGGGGCATTCTGTTCCCCTTTTTTTGTTCGCAGAAGCCAAAAGGAAAGAAGCCAGCTTTCGCGAACCGCGAAAGCTGGCCGGGATAGCGCATGCCGATGGGTTTATGCGGGCATGGTCGCCAGCGCGAGGTGGTCGAGCAGCAGCCGCACGTGACGTGACACCGCCTTGGGATTGCGCAGGCCAATCAACAAACTGCGCTCGGCCCAAGGATCGCTCAACGAAATTTGCCGCAGATTGAGCGACCCGATCAGTTCTTTGACCGCTTCGGCCGGCAACACCGCGATGCCCATCCCGGCTGCCACCATTTTGCACATCGCATCAAAGCTGCGCACCCGGATGCGCAGCTTGAGTTTGCGTCCAAGTACCTCGGTTTCCTCTTGCAATCGCCGCGCGAGGGAAGTGCCTTCGGAAAGGCTAACGAAGTCGTACTCCAGTACCTCGTTGAAGCTAAGCGAGGGCTGGTGGGCCAAGACGTGCCACTCGGGCACGACCAGCACCAGGCGATCCTTTTTGTAATTGACCAGGTGCAGACCAAACGCTGGCGTCCGGTCCGCAAAAATACCAAGGTCTGCCCGGCCATCGATGACCGCCATGACGATTTCGCTGCTGTCTTTCTCTTCGAATTCGATCCTGATTCCAGGATTGGCGGATGTAAAGGCTGCAAGGTCGTTGGGTAAAAACTGCGTCACGGCGGAGGTATTCGCCCACAAGCGCACGACGCCGACCAGGCCGGAGGCGTAATCCGACAGATCGGCCGCCAGCGAGTCGACATCTCGCAATATGAGTTGCGCATGGCGATAGAGCGCCTGCCCGGCAGCGGTCAGAATAACGCCGCGTGAATGTCGTTCAAGGAGGGCCGTACCGGTCATCGCCTCCAGGTCGGACATGCGTTTGCTTGCCGCGCCGACGGCAAGGTTAGCCAGCGCGCCACCTTTGCTAATGCTGCCAGTGCGCGCAACGTGGGAGAACAAGGACAAGGAGACCAGGTCGAGGCGGTGGAGGTTCATCGGGTGTCGACTTCTTTCGTCCAGATCGTCCTCTGATTGGAATTTGTGCCGGTCATTTCTACCAAAAGGTTAAGAGACCTCCCGATAATAGGCGAAATCAATTACTTTTAGTGAACTGCGGGGCCGACGATCGGCGCTGTTTGCGACAATGCGGCTGCGTGCACCTTCGGGACTGCGTTGTTGAGGACGAAGGTCATAATTGTGATCGTCACTGCGGCAACCCCGACTACCGTGCCAACAATCCACTTGGTCATATCCGCGAAGCCTTTTTGTACTTCTCCACGTAGTTCGGCAAACTTGACATCAACCCCAGAGAACTGGACATTCACCTCAGCAAACTGGGCGTCAACACCTGAGAACTTTCCATCAATCCTGACTTCCAAGGTCGCGATACGACCATCCATCTTGGTGTCGACGGTTCCAAGTCTTGCGTCCAGTATTTCTTTGCTGACGGCGTCCATACAACCATGATCGAACGGTTCATCACCCGTGTCAAGCGCCGCAGGCCCCGCTTTGATGTAGCGCACGAGCGCCAGTCGCGAATCGATAAATGGGGGAAATGACCGCATCACTTTTCGAGAAACAGCAACAAAAAAAACCGGCCTCGGCCGGTTTGATTTATTTTTTGGCGGAAGCGGTGAGATTCGAACTCACGAACGGCTCACACCGTCGGCAGTTTTCAAGACTGCTGCCTTCAACCACTCGGCCACGCTTCCTATGGGGCAGCATTATACAGAATTCAACCCATCCATGGGCAAATCGCGCTTTGCCGCACCCTGGACAAGCATCAAGCAGCCCTGCTGGCCTGCCCCGGCGTCCAGTTCTCGCGCAGCGCCAGCTCGAACGCCGCAGCCTCCAGCGGCTGCGAGAACAGATACCCCTGCACCTCGTCACAGCCGGAATTCTTCAAAAACGCCAACTGCTCCACCGTTTCCACACCCTCGGCGATCACCTTGTGTTTCAGCTGCTGCGCGATACTGATAATCGTATTCGCAATCGCGCAATCGTTCGCGTCGCTCGGTATGCCGATCGTAAACGACCGGTCGATCTTCAGGGTGTCGATCGGGAACCGCTTCAGATACGACAGACTCGAATACCCGGTCCCGAAATCGTCCAGCGACAACGTCACGCCCAGCGCGGTGATCCGGTCCATGATGCCGATCACGCGGTCGATGTTGTGCATCAGCGTGCTCTCGGTGATCTCCAGTTCCAGCCACGACGGCTCCAGCCCGTACCGGTTGAGCGTATCCATCACCCGCCCCGGCAGCGAAGCCGTAAACTCGCGCGCCGAGACGTTGACCGCCAGCCGGATCGGCGGCAAGCCGGCATCCTTCCACAATTTCGCCTGCGAACAGGCCGCCTCCAGCACCCACTCGCCGACCTGCACCACCAGCCCGGTCGCCTCGGCCAGCGGGATGAACTCGGCCGGCGGAACCAGGCCGCGCTGCGGATGGCGCCAGCGCACCAGCGCCTCGGCGCCGATGATCTTGCCGGTATCGATGGAGAACTTGGGCTGGTAGTGCAGCAGCAGCTCGCCGTTGCCGAGCGCGTAGCGCAGCCCGGTTTCGATGCGCATGCGCTCCTGCATGCCCTGGTTCATGT encodes:
- a CDS encoding MFS transporter, which translates into the protein MSKSSTIPIGSAVSSSAIEEARIVRKVAWHIMPLIMVCYLFAFFDRINVSFAKFALQTDLGLSDTAYGFGAGLFVVGYVLFEVPSNLMLYKVGARRWIARIMVSWGIATALMAFVDAEWQFYVLRFLIGAMEAGFAPGVLYYLTLWFPSAYRGRITSTLFLASAFAGLLGAPAAGLVLSHMDGLLAMRGWHWLFLVGGIPCVFLGYLVFRVLKDRIEDAGWLTREEQTVLSARIAEQNRSIGGHGHSLLGALKTPGFLTLGLVYFLIQMSSYGLNFWAPHLIRTSGITNPTTIGLLTAIPYLCGAITMVVVGRMSDGSGERRKFVIGLMLLAAGGFFSAGIFDKHTGWLIVSLAVMGAGVIASIPAFWALPPKIVTGVGAAGGIALINTLGQLGGIVSPVLVGRIKDVTGSTTPALYVIGCLCLACVAVLMFALPEKLREKEAPLDRRTA
- a CDS encoding LysR substrate-binding domain-containing protein, coding for MNLHRLDLVSLSLFSHVARTGSISKGGALANLAVGAASKRMSDLEAMTGTALLERHSRGVILTAAGQALYRHAQLILRDVDSLAADLSDYASGLVGVVRLWANTSAVTQFLPNDLAAFTSANPGIRIEFEEKDSSEIVMAVIDGRADLGIFADRTPAFGLHLVNYKKDRLVLVVPEWHVLAHQPSLSFNEVLEYDFVSLSEGTSLARRLQEETEVLGRKLKLRIRVRSFDAMCKMVAAGMGIAVLPAEAVKELIGSLNLRQISLSDPWAERSLLIGLRNPKAVSRHVRLLLDHLALATMPA